The SAR324 cluster bacterium genome includes the window CAAGACAAAAGAGAATTCTACCAAGTGGTTTAATCATATATTTCAAGATTCTACAGGTGGATTTTAGGCTCTCTCAAGAATGTTGTGAGATTAGCAGATAAAATTTTATTAACCATTGACGCTGAGGTTGTATGGGTATCGGAATCAAATTTTATGAAGAACGAATGGGACAACGAACAGAACGTCCTGCGGACCGACAAAGTTTGTGCACCTTGCAGGGAATGGTATTTCAACCGGAATCTGTTGAAAGCATGACATCCATGACTCGTAGTGCGTGACCGGAATGAGCCGGTGATTCCAGTATTGAATAAACAGGTTGTTTCAATAGATCACGTTTTCAATCTGCTGGTTGTTTGTGTGAATCAGGGTTTGTCCCATTGGGGGCCATTGAAGCAACTTGGCAATTGTGTCATCGAGTCGAAGACGAGAAATCGTCGAGTTGTCAGCGGGTTAAACGATTTTTCACATTCGTTCGCGATGACAAAGTGAACCCCTGTGAAGCTAACACAATACGCTGATTCAACGAGGGTTTGAGTTCATGGTTGAAGCCTGAGCAGGCACCAACCATGGTCGGGACTCATGGTTTTATGCTTGATTGACTCATGGGAACATCAGTCTGTTCACATGAATCCAAATCAATATCCAAAATTTCTGCTTCGCTATCGCAGACGCGTTTGTGTGCCTGATAGAATGAGGAGCTGAGTTGCCGTTATGAATTGCCAGCAGGATGTTGGCTGTCATAAAAAACAGTCTTATTTTTGAGGCGATCCTTTGCTGAGTCCTGGCGGACAGGCCTTAAAGTGACTTTGTCTTGAGGAACGAAGTGAGGCATCTTGGGAAAGTATCCTGCGTCAAGTGAGGCATTGATTTGGCTCTGTCGCAGCGTGTTTGAACGCCGGAATTTCGATGGTGAAACTCGCAAGTGAGATAGTCGTGGTGTGTGGCGATGAATATTGATCAGCATGACGGAAAATTTATTGTCAATCCAGATTGTGGTTGATGGCACTGTTAACTGTGTGCATTAGCCTCCGTAGGGATTCATGAACAATGTTCCTGGAAGTTGATTTTGTGTCATCATCCGGCCGAATATTTCCAGCAAATTTTGTCTGATGAACAATGGATGTTCTTCATTGTAGAGGTATGTCCTTATCAAGGTGCGAGCTTTGTTTTTCGTCACGTGAACCGGGGCAGGATTTCAGGTGTGTGCTTTCAAAACATTCAGCATAGAGGATACAATGTGAATTGCTATTCTGTTTATCAACTGGTCTGAGAACGTTGCAGGGATTCATAAATTTCAGGTGATCCTGGCAATAAATAAATTCAGAAGGGTTGGAGTGCATTCAGTCAATAAATCAGCGATCTCTGATGTATTGTCTGAGTGCGCCATGCTCTCCATAAGGGATTACAACGTATCATGCGCTCATAAATGATCATGTCGAACATGATACAATGCTTAAAAGTTTCAAATAAATAATATTTTTGCAACAAATCGGAAATAGAGAACTGCTCTATTAAGGAGGAATCAAATGGCGATGCGAGTGAATACAAATATTGCGGCGATGACCGCATTGAGAAATTTGGATCACACATCCAGGATGACGCAGAAAAACCTGCAACGACTCTCTTCAGGACAGAAAATCAACTCTGCGTCTGACAGTCCTGCGGGTCTGATGATATCCGAGAGTATGCGTGCCCAGATTTCAGGCCTTGAACAGGCTACGAAAAACTCTGAAACCTCCATTGCGATGGTTCAGACCGCTGAAGGGGCTTTGAATGAGGTGAGTAATATTCTGGTCAATATGCGTCAGTTGGCAATTCATGCGGCGAACGAAGGCGCAAACGATGAGAAAATGCTCGAAGCGGATCAGAATGAGATTGAGAACTTGTTGTTTTCAATTGATCAGATTGCGAAAAACACCCAGTTCGGCACAAAAACACTGCTGGATGGGAGCACTGGTGCCAGCGGCGTTGCGGTGGGTGATGGTCTGGTGTTCGTGGAAGCGACCGATCAGACAAAACCATCTCCTGAACGTGGGTATGCCGTGAATATAACGCAGGTTGCGACACGGGCTATTGCGTCTGGATCTCGTGAAATAACGGTCAATGACGCACGTGAGGAAATGTCATTTGTGATCAATGAAGGTGGAAAAACCGCTTCGTTGAGTACCTCGAAAGGGGAGATTCACGAACAGCTTAGTACATTACTCAAAAACCATGACCGTTCTCCTGAATTGTTTACCGCAGAAGAAACCTCGGCAAATGTCCGGGAGTTGATAGCTCGGCATCTTCAGCGAAAAACGGAAGAGGCTGGACTTCAGGTTGATGTTTACATTGATGAATCGGGAATGTTGACGGTGCGTCATCGTGAGTTTGGTGGCAAGCCTTCGTTCAG containing:
- a CDS encoding flagellin, which codes for MRVNTNIAAMTALRNLDHTSRMTQKNLQRLSSGQKINSASDSPAGLMISESMRAQISGLEQATKNSETSIAMVQTAEGALNEVSNILVNMRQLAIHAANEGANDEKMLEADQNEIENLLFSIDQIAKNTQFGTKTLLDGSTGASGVAVGDGLVFVEATDQTKPSPERGYAVNITQVATRAIASGSREITVNDAREEMSFVINEGGKTASLSTSKGEIHEQLSTLLKNHDRSPELFTAEETSANVRELIARHLQRKTEEAGLQVDVYIDESGMLTVRHREFGGKPSFSITGNVDGVFSLKANEAVIAEEGKDVAGLIEGELAFGDGQFLVGAPGTPAEGLKLKFDKVLGTKIEEVLDPETNEVISKNVVKEDNNTLVGGDVEGYIHVSQQSLGYQVGPNFGQQIHLSLSDIRSNKLSRSVENSSGFGSLSDIDVTNSDGSQNSILMIDGAISEISNLRAKLGSFQKNALETNLNYLKVATENLSNSESIIRDADMAAEMSDFTKNQIMLASGTAMAAQANQIPKSVLQLLNGAQ